A genomic segment from Poecilia reticulata strain Guanapo linkage group LG3, Guppy_female_1.0+MT, whole genome shotgun sequence encodes:
- the rbpms2a gene encoding RNA-binding protein, mRNA-processing factor 2a isoform X4 — MSLKADSEPNNNVSIEEEVRTLFVSGLPVDIKPRELYLLFRPFKGYEGSLIKLTSKQPVGFVTFDSRSGAEAAKNALNGIRFDPESPQTLRLEFAKANTKMAKSKLMATPNPTNIHPALGAHFIARDPYDLTGAALIPASPDAWTPYPLYTTELTPGLPHAAFTYPAAAAAAAALHAQMRWYPTPSETSQPGWKSRQFC, encoded by the exons ATGAGTCTGAAAGCTGACTCTGAGCCGAATAACAATGTTTCCATCGAGGAGGAG gtACGAACACTGTTTGTCAGCGGCCTACCGGTTGACATCAAACCACGGGAACTTTACCTCCTTTTCAGACCTTTCAAG ggtTATGAAGGGTCACTGATTAAGTTAACATCAAAACAG CCTGTCGGGTTTGTAACTTTTGACAGTCGTTCTGGAGCCGAAGCTGCAAAAAACGCTCTGAAT GGTATCCGTTTTGATCCCGAAAGTCCCCAGACCCTGCGCTTAGAGTTTGCTAAAGCCAACACGAAGATGGCAAAGAGTAAGCTGATGGCCACACCGAACCCCACAAATATCCACCCCGCTCTAGGAGCACACTTCATTGCACGGGACCCAT ATGATCTGACAGGGGCAGCATTGATCCCAGCATCACCAGATGCCTGGACTCCATACCCGCTCTACACCACGGAGCTGACTCCAGGCCTCCCACATGCAGCCTTCACCTACCCGGcagctgctgccgccgccgcagcGCTCCACGCCCAG ATGCGCTGGTACCCTACTCCCTCTGAGACTTCCCAGCCTGGATGGAAGTCCCGGCAGTTTTGTTAG
- the rbpms2a gene encoding RNA-binding protein, mRNA-processing factor 2a isoform X6 produces the protein MSLKADSEPNNNVSIEEEVRTLFVSGLPVDIKPRELYLLFRPFKGYEGSLIKLTSKQPVGFVTFDSRSGAEAAKNALNGIRFDPESPQTLRLEFAKANTKMAKSKLMATPNPTNIHPALGAHFIARDPYDLTGAALIPASPDAWTPYPLYTTELTPGLPHAAFTYPAAAAAAAALHAQASGNHTFLHLK, from the exons ATGAGTCTGAAAGCTGACTCTGAGCCGAATAACAATGTTTCCATCGAGGAGGAG gtACGAACACTGTTTGTCAGCGGCCTACCGGTTGACATCAAACCACGGGAACTTTACCTCCTTTTCAGACCTTTCAAG ggtTATGAAGGGTCACTGATTAAGTTAACATCAAAACAG CCTGTCGGGTTTGTAACTTTTGACAGTCGTTCTGGAGCCGAAGCTGCAAAAAACGCTCTGAAT GGTATCCGTTTTGATCCCGAAAGTCCCCAGACCCTGCGCTTAGAGTTTGCTAAAGCCAACACGAAGATGGCAAAGAGTAAGCTGATGGCCACACCGAACCCCACAAATATCCACCCCGCTCTAGGAGCACACTTCATTGCACGGGACCCAT ATGATCTGACAGGGGCAGCATTGATCCCAGCATCACCAGATGCCTGGACTCCATACCCGCTCTACACCACGGAGCTGACTCCAGGCCTCCCACATGCAGCCTTCACCTACCCGGcagctgctgccgccgccgcagcGCTCCACGCCCAG
- the rbpms2a gene encoding RNA-binding protein, mRNA-processing factor 2a isoform X3 produces MSLKADSEPNNNVSIEEEVRTLFVSGLPVDIKPRELYLLFRPFKGYEGSLIKLTSKQPVGFVTFDSRSGAEAAKNALNGIRFDPESPQTLRLEFAKANTKMAKSKLMATPNPTNIHPALGAHFIARDPYDLTGAALIPASPDAWTPYPLYTTELTPGLPHAAFTYPAAAAAAAALHAQVREQPMRWYPTPSETSQPGWKSRQFC; encoded by the exons ATGAGTCTGAAAGCTGACTCTGAGCCGAATAACAATGTTTCCATCGAGGAGGAG gtACGAACACTGTTTGTCAGCGGCCTACCGGTTGACATCAAACCACGGGAACTTTACCTCCTTTTCAGACCTTTCAAG ggtTATGAAGGGTCACTGATTAAGTTAACATCAAAACAG CCTGTCGGGTTTGTAACTTTTGACAGTCGTTCTGGAGCCGAAGCTGCAAAAAACGCTCTGAAT GGTATCCGTTTTGATCCCGAAAGTCCCCAGACCCTGCGCTTAGAGTTTGCTAAAGCCAACACGAAGATGGCAAAGAGTAAGCTGATGGCCACACCGAACCCCACAAATATCCACCCCGCTCTAGGAGCACACTTCATTGCACGGGACCCAT ATGATCTGACAGGGGCAGCATTGATCCCAGCATCACCAGATGCCTGGACTCCATACCCGCTCTACACCACGGAGCTGACTCCAGGCCTCCCACATGCAGCCTTCACCTACCCGGcagctgctgccgccgccgcagcGCTCCACGCCCAGGTGAGGGAGCAACCG ATGCGCTGGTACCCTACTCCCTCTGAGACTTCCCAGCCTGGATGGAAGTCCCGGCAGTTTTGTTAG
- the rbpms2a gene encoding RNA-binding protein, mRNA-processing factor 2a isoform X5, giving the protein MSLKADSEPNNNVSIEEEVRTLFVSGLPVDIKPRELYLLFRPFKGYEGSLIKLTSKQPVGFVTFDSRSGAEAAKNALNGIRFDPESPQTLRLEFAKANTKMAKSKLMATPNPTNIHPALGAHFIARDPYDLTGAALIPASPDAWTPYPLYTTELTPGLPHAAFTYPAAAAAAAALHAQVREQPASGNHTFLHLK; this is encoded by the exons ATGAGTCTGAAAGCTGACTCTGAGCCGAATAACAATGTTTCCATCGAGGAGGAG gtACGAACACTGTTTGTCAGCGGCCTACCGGTTGACATCAAACCACGGGAACTTTACCTCCTTTTCAGACCTTTCAAG ggtTATGAAGGGTCACTGATTAAGTTAACATCAAAACAG CCTGTCGGGTTTGTAACTTTTGACAGTCGTTCTGGAGCCGAAGCTGCAAAAAACGCTCTGAAT GGTATCCGTTTTGATCCCGAAAGTCCCCAGACCCTGCGCTTAGAGTTTGCTAAAGCCAACACGAAGATGGCAAAGAGTAAGCTGATGGCCACACCGAACCCCACAAATATCCACCCCGCTCTAGGAGCACACTTCATTGCACGGGACCCAT ATGATCTGACAGGGGCAGCATTGATCCCAGCATCACCAGATGCCTGGACTCCATACCCGCTCTACACCACGGAGCTGACTCCAGGCCTCCCACATGCAGCCTTCACCTACCCGGcagctgctgccgccgccgcagcGCTCCACGCCCAGGTGAGGGAGCAACCG